A region from the Lolium perenne isolate Kyuss_39 chromosome 4, Kyuss_2.0, whole genome shotgun sequence genome encodes:
- the LOC127295595 gene encoding uncharacterized protein, producing MGRPKKNRKKAPEEKLKKGVTTLSRHGVTMHCSICGGPDHNKKGHDNYMLRVQDETEENAQVWEEDANDPSILQHITQQYPLPQLDPMQQTHNMVFRMGQEERNIAPNRKAEVPLPESAFVAAARESILLPNTRVTTASTRGNLRGRGRGRGRASSRSNATAPTTTAASTSGSARATGNKRTVASTSGRGATWRRNYRTGTCSTYHLMFGDDEQRGQNGGQGIPYLNAATDETGDEILVSQNAPTDGNL from the exons ATGGGAAGGCCCAAAAAGAATAGGAAAAAGGCTCCAGAAGAAAAATTGAAGAAAGGGGTGACAACTCTTAGTAGACATGGAGTAACCATGCATTGTTCCATTTGTGGAGGTCCAGATCACAACAAGAAAGGCCATGATAATTACATGCTAAGAGTACAAGATGAGACAGAAGAAAATGCTCAAGTGTGGGAAGAGGATGCAAATGATCCTTCTATTCTTCAG CATATAACTCAACAATATCCACTACCACAACTGGATCCAATGCAACAAACACACAACATGGTTTTCAGAATGGGACAGGAG GAAAGAAATATTGCACCAAATAGAAAGGCAGAAGTTCCTTTACCAGAGAGTGCATTTGTAGCTGCAGCAAGGGAGTCTATCCTACTTCCTAATACAAGAGTCACAACAGCAAGCACTAGAGGCAAtttgagagggagagggagaggaaggGGAAGAGCAAGCAGTAGAAGCAATGCAACAGCTCCAACTACAACAGCTGCAAGCACATCAGGAAGTGCAAGAGCTACAGGGAACAAGAGAACTGTTGCAAGCACATCTGGAAGAGGGGCAACTTGGAGGAGAAACTACAGAACAGGAACATGCTCTACTTACCATCTCATGTTTGGTGATGATGAGCAAAGAGGCCAGAATGGTGGACAGGGAATTCCATACCtaaatgctgcaacagatgaaACTGGAGATGAAATTCTAGTTTCTCAAAATGCACCTACTGATGGAAACCTGTAG
- the LOC127295602 gene encoding DEAD-box ATP-dependent RNA helicase 24, producing the protein MSKRPRLEGFSIPRPTSYSFERSQPAPRLYVPADDDLDDIAFSDDAAAPSDAAGGGKAEDDEIDPLDAFMAEIQEEIRAPPPPPKPEALRRADSDEDDDPMESYLRAKKDAGLTLAADVMNAGYNSDEEVYAAAKAVDAGMMEYDSDDNPIVVADKRKIEPIPPLDHSTIEYEAFNKDFYEEKPSVSGMSPEEVADYMKSLSIRVSGFDVPRPVRNFEDCGFPVQLMNAIAKQAYEKPTTIQCQALPIVLSGRDIIGIAKTGSGKTAAFVLPMIVHIMDQPELQKEEGPIGVICAPTRELAHQIYLEAKKFAKPYNLQVAAVYGGVSKFDQFKELKAGCEIVVATPGRLIDLLKMKALKMFRATYLVLDEADRMFDLGFEPQIRSIVGQIRPDRQTLLFSATMPYKVERLAREILSDPIRVTVGQVGSANEDIKQLVNVLPSDVEKMPWLLEKMPGMIDDGDVLVFAAKKARVDEVENQLNQRGFKVAALHGDKDQASRMETLQKFKSGIYHVLVATDVAARGLDIKSIKTVVNFDIAKEMDMHIHRIGRTGRAGDKDGIAYTLITQKETRFAGELVHSLIAAGQDVPNELMDLAMKDGRFRSNRDSRKGGKKGGKGKGGGGGGGSGSGGGGGARGRGRGIRGVDFGLGIGYGDSGPQVPAPRSATVNTLKTGMMQNFKSSFVSASSSAPSNSAPSRGAAPFVKPALRGFVSGGTIGGGPPAPSFVPAARPAGNNNENGNSNPERSKEQRRERKRPSGWDH; encoded by the exons ATGTCGAAGCGCCCGAGGCTCGAGGGCTTCAGCATCCCGCGCCCCACCTCCTACAGCTTCGAGCGCTCCCAGCCCGCCCCGCGGCTCTACGTCCCCGCCGATGACGACCTCGACGACATCGCCTTCTCGGACGACGCCGCCGCGCCCTCAGACGCCGCGGGGGGCGGGAAGGCGGAGGACGACGAGATCGACCCGCTCGACGCGTTCATGGCGGAGATCCAGGAGGAGATCCGCGCGCCGCCCCCGCCGCCCAAGCCCGAGGCGCTCCGCCGCGCGgactccgacgaggacgacgacccCATGGAGAGCTACCTGCGCGCCAAGAAGGACGCCGGGCTCACGCTTGCCGCCGACGTCATGAACGCCGGCTACAACTCCGACGAGGAGGTGTACGCTGCCGCCAAGGCCGTGGACGCCGGCATGATGGAGTACGACTCGGACGACAACCCCATAGTAGTAGCGGACAAGAGGAAGATAGAGCCCATACCACCGCTAGACCATTCGACCATCGAGTATGAGGCTTTCAACAAGGATTTCTATGAGGAGAAGCCGTCAGTTTCAG GGATGAGTCCGGAAGAGGTGGCTGATTATATGAAAAGTTTGTCAATTCGGGTTTCAGGCTTTGATGTGCCAAGGCCAGTTAGAAATTTTGAGGATTGTGGGTTTCCTGTGCAACTGATGAATGCTATTGCGAAGCAAGCCTATGAAAAGCCGACCACAATTCAGTGCCAGGCTTTACCTATTGTACTATCAGGGAGAGATATCATTGGTATTGCAAAAACTGGTTCAGGGAAAACTGCAGCATTTGTTCTCCCTATGATTGTTCATATTATGGATCAGCCTGAGCTTCAGAAGGAAGAAGGTCCAATAGGCGTCATATGTGCTCCAACAAGAGAATTGGCGCATCAAATATACCTTGAAGCTAAGAAGTTTGCAAAGCCTTACAACCTTCAAGTAGCTGCTGTTTATGGTGGTGTTTCTAAATTTGATCAGTTTAAAGAACTGAAAGCAGGCTGTGAAATAGTCGTTGCTACCCCAGGGAGACTGATAGACTTGCTTAAGATGAAGGCATTGAAGATGTTTAGGGCAACTTATCTGGTTCTTGATGAAGCTGATCGCAtgtttgatcttggatttgagccACAGATCCGATCCATTGTTGGTCAAATTAGACCAGACAGACAAACCTTGCTTTTCTCTGCAACCATGCCATACAAAGTGGAGCGTTTGGCTAGAGAAATTTTGAGTGACCCTATTCGAGTCACAGTTGGTCAAGTTGGCAGTGCTAATGAAGATATTAAACAACTTGTTAATGTACTCCCTTCAGATGTTGAGAAGATGCCGTGGCTTCTCGAGAAAATGCCTGGGATGATTGATGATGGAGATGTTCTTGTATTTGCAGCTAAAAAGGCTAGAGTCGATGAGGTTGAGAACCAGTTGAATCAGCGAGGATTCAAAGTTGCAGCACTTCACGGTGACAAGGATCAAGCGTCTCGGATGGAGACACTGCAGAAGTTCAAGTCTGGGATTTACCATGTTCTTGTTGCAACTGATGTTGCTGCACGTGGTCTGGACATAAAGTCAATCAAAACAGTTGTCAACTTTGATATTGCAAAGGAAATGGATATGCATATTCACCGCATTGGAAGAACTGGCCGCGCAGGTGATAAAGATGGTATCGCATATACTCTGATCACACAGAAAGAAACACGATTTGCAGGCGAACTGGTTCATAGTTTAATTGCTGCTGGTCAAGATGTGCCCAATGAACTTATGGATCTGGCAATGAAG GACGGGAGGTTCAGATCAAACCGCGACTCCAGAAAAG GTGGAAAGAaaggtggcaaaggaaaaggtggtggaggcggcggtggaAGCGGAAGCGGTGGAGGCGGCGGTGCACGTGGGCGCGGGCGTGGCATACGTGGAGTTGATTTTGGCCTTGGCATTGGCTACGGTGATTCCGGGCCACAAGTACCTGCCCCAAGATCTGCCACTGTAAATACGTTGAAGACAGGAATGATGCAAAATTTCAAGAGTAGCTTTGTCTCGGCGTCTTCGAGTGCGCCAAGCAACAGCGCACCTTCGAGGGGTGCAGCTCCCTTTGTAAAGCCGGCACTTCGTGGTTTTGTTTCTGGTGGCACCATCGGAGGAGGACCCCCGGCGCCCTCATTTGTCCCCGCAGCTAGACCCGCAGGAAACAATAACGAAAATGGGAACTCAAACCCCGAGCG CTCGAAGGAGCAACGAAGGGAGAGAAAGCGGCCGTCAGGATGGGATCACTAA
- the LOC127295603 gene encoding pantoate--beta-alanine ligase-like, translating into MAAAGEPEVIRDKAAMRAWSRRRRAEGKTVVLVPTMGFLHEGHLSLVSTAANASAGAPVAVVVSIYVNPSQFAPTEDLATYPSDLAGDLRKLASTGAVHAVFNPPDLYVRGTDGSGGAAVSGSCLQEAAGGHETWIRVERLEVGLCGSSRPVFFRGVATVVSKLFNVVEPDVAVFGKKDYQQWRLICRMVRDLDFAIEIIGSEIVREADGLAMSSRNVHLSREEREKALSISKSLVNARTSALKNSNSASQHMKNQIAQTLSEAGGRVDYVEIVEQESLVPVDTIDRPVVICVAAWFGKVRLIDNIEIHPGS; encoded by the exons atggcggcggcgggcgaGCCGGAGGTGATCCGGGACAAGGCGGCGATGCGGGCGTGGTCGCGGCGCCGCCGCGCGGAGGGCAAGACGGTTGTGCTGGTGCCCACCATGGGCTTCCTCCACGAAGGCCACCTCTCGCTCGTCTCCACGGCGGCCAACGCCTCCGCCGGGGCCCCCGTCGCCGTGGTCGTCTCCATCTACGTCAACCCCAGCCAGTTCGCGCCCACCGAGGACCTCGCCACCTACCCCTCCGACCTCGCCGGCGACCTCCGCAAGCTCGCCTCCACTGGCGCCGTCCACGCCGTCTTCAACCCCCCAGACCTCTACGTCCGCGGTACCGACGGTTCCGGAGGCGCGGCTGTCTCGGGTTCCTGCCTGCAGGAGGCGGCGGGGGGCCACGAGACCTGGATTCGGGTGGAGCGGCTGGAGGTGGGGCTGTGTGGGAGCAGCCGGCCGGTGTTCTTCCGTGGAGTGGCCACCGTGGTGTCCAAGCTGTTCAACGTCGTTGAGCCTGACGTCGCCGTCTTCGGGAAGAAGGATTATCAGCAGTGGCGTCTCATCTGCAGAATG GTTCGTGACCTTGACTTCGCCATAGAGATCATTGGATCAGAAATAGTGCGTGAAGCCGATGGTCTTGCCATGAGCTCTCGCAATGTGCACCTATCGCGTGAGGAAAGGGAGAAG GCGTTATCCATTAGTAAATCATTGGTAAATGCTAGAACTTCTGCATTGAAAAATAGCAACAGTGCTAGCCAACATATGAAGAATCAAATAGCGCAGACACTGTCTGAAGCTGGTGGTCGGGTTGACTATGTTGAG ATCGTGGAGCAAGAAAGTCTGGTACCTGTGGATACGATCGATCGCCCCGTCGTCATCTGTGTTGCCGCATGGTTTGGAAAGGTTAGGCTGATCGACAATATCGAGATTCATCCAGGATCGTGA
- the LOC127295604 gene encoding uncharacterized protein translates to MPRAFQLLRRRRRRRLLLRPFLQNNLLRLHCALANHPDPYPRLPGHRDFRPASDTPAGLAGSDETPQRDAVAYAATVGLQLRRGDLPRAEELFRAAPRSARGHHLDAVMLDGYVKAGRVDRARRLFDGMAEKGVIAWTSLVSGYCRAGRVDEARALFDVMPARNVVSWTAMVQGYARRGMLREARELFDAMPERNVVTWTVMVKAYADCGRVGEAMELFDRMPWRNSYSWTAMISGFLRAGRVDEAVHLFERMQDRDVVSWTLMVTGLAQNGRVSMAREFFDRMPTNKDIAAWNAMITAYANDCQMDEARRLFDSMPAKDQVSWSILIDGYVKSERKDVGVGLFLLMLRSGVSPSSTTLTSVLVTSESTVEVGQIHGLATTLGLLSKTSLGNALLTMYSRSGDLPSAWKAFKILQEKDAITWTSMMQAFANHGRASCTLQAFAQMLQHGHDPSSTTFTAALSACSHAGLIEKGKDIFRFIRHAYGLEPTIEHCTCLVDILGRAGRVREAMEVVGAMPPEMRDEAILRRLLGVCMMHNEVDAAREVGEALAKSDENPSGSGSGSGGYYTVLANVLASGGLWDEMAAAWRAMKGSKVRKTPGMSWIVVDARSHVFFSGDQMHPQCPEIYEMLDDTLVPQIKKDNGS, encoded by the coding sequence ATGCCTCGCGCCTTCCAACTgcttcgccggcgccggcgccggcgtctGCTCCTCCGCCCCTTCCTCCAGAACAATCTTCTCCGCCTCCATTGTGCCCTGGCGAACCACCCGGACCCGTATCCACGCCTTCCCGGCCACCGCGACTTCCGCCCCGCCAGCGACACGCCCGCCGGCCTCGCGGGGTCCGACGAGACGCCGCAGCGCGACGCTGTCGCCTACGCCGCCACGGTCGGCCTTCAACTGAGGCGCGGAGACCTCCCGCGCGCGGAGGAGCTGTTCCGCGCGGCGCCCAGATCCGCCCGCGGCCACCATCTGGACGCCGTCATGCTGGACGGGTACGTGAAGGCCGGCCGGGTCGACCGCGCCCGCAGGCTGTTCGACGGAATGGCGGAGAAGGGTGTGATTGCGTGGACTAGCCTGGTCTCCGGGTACTGCCGCGCTGGGCGCGTCGACGAGGCGCGGGCGCTGTTCGACGTGATGCCGGCACGTAACGTGGTGTCCTGGACGGCGATGGTGCAGGGGTATGCACGCCGCGGCATGCTGAGGGAGGCGAGGGAGCTGTTCGACGCGATGCCAGAGAGGAACGTGGTCACCTGGACGGTCATGGTCAAGGCCTACGCTGACTGTGGTCGCGtcggggaggcgatggagttgttcGACAGGATGCCTTGGAGGAACTCGTATTCCTGGACCGCCATGATCTCTGGTTTTCTCCGTGCTGGGAGGGTAGATGAAGCGGTCCATCTGTTCGAGAGGATGCAGGATAGGGACGTGGTTTCGTGGACTCTGATGGTCACCGGCTTGGCGCAGAACGGTCGTGTTTCAATGGCGAGAGAGTTTTTCGACAGAATGCCGACAAACAAGGACATCGCGGCATGGAATGCCATGATCACTGCTTATGCCAATGATTGTCAGATGGATGAGGCTCGGAGACTGTTCGACTCAATGCCCGCAAAGGACCAGGTGAGCTGGAGTATCCTAATTGACGGCTATGTCAAGAGCGAACGCAAGGACGTAGGCGTGGGTTTATTTCTTCTCATGCTCCGGTCAGGAGTATCTCCTAGCAGCACTACATTAACCAGTGTCTTGGTTACATCGGAGAGCACAGTTGAAGTTGGGCAAATCCATGGCTTGGCCACCACACTAGGGCTCCTGTCTAAAACCTCCTTAGGAAATGCTCTGCTCACCATGTACTCGAGGAGTGGCGACCTGCCCTCTGCCTGGAAAGCTTTCAAGATATTACAGGAGAAGGATGCCATCACATGGACATCGATGATGCAAGCCTTCGCGAACCATGGCCGTGCCTCCTGCACGCTGCAGGCCTTCGCACAGATGCTGCAACACGGACATGACCCCAGCTCAACCACATTCACTGCGGCACTGTCAGCCTGCAGCCACGCCGGTCTCATCGAGAAAGGCAAGGATATTTTTAGATTTATTCGCCACGCCTACGGGCTTGAGCCGACCATCGAGCACTGTACCTGCCTCGTCGACATCCTCGGCCGTGCAGGGCGTGTGAGGGAGGCCATGGAGGTTGTTGGTGCCATGCCTCCGGAGATGCGCGACGAGGCTATCCTGAGGAGGCTGCTAGGGGTCTGCATGATGCACAATGAGGTGGACGCGGCGAGGGAGGTGGGAGAAGCTCTTGCCAAATCTGACGAGAACCCCTCAGGTTCAGGTTCAGGTTCAGGAGGCTACTACACTGTTCTGGCCAATGTTCTTGCATCGGGTGGACTGTGGGATGAAATGGCAGCAGCGTGGAGGGCCATGAAGGGGAGCAAGGTGAGGAAGACGCCTGGAATGAGCTGGATCGTGGTGGATGCAAGGAGTCATGTGTTCTTCTCTGGGGATCAGATGCATCCACAGTGTCCAGAGATATATGAGATGCTGGACGACACCCTTGTACCTCAAATAAAGAAGGATAATGGAAGCTGA